A section of the Hevea brasiliensis isolate MT/VB/25A 57/8 chromosome 17, ASM3005281v1, whole genome shotgun sequence genome encodes:
- the LOC110672571 gene encoding uncharacterized protein LOC110672571: MARILSGALLRHCNHSSSLPIKYPPLVPLSFQHRHRSSKPQLIEIDLAALSSSKGSSSSNSASSSSSDGGGGDDDDGEMLMMQKLEDMIQRVMLQKSTPDWLPFLPGSSFWVAPHHRPLRLGELVVKLFDQLNHEESLSLITSRGWPCSAFFIPDSTPRKADLEFNVGGMEVKVDIEEEEVNGEAKMQYVEDSDSNDKKG; this comes from the exons ATGGCAAGAATTCTCTCTGGGGCCCTACTCCGCCACTGCAACCATTCCTCTTCTCTTCCGATCAAATACCCACCTCTCGTCCCTCTCTCCTTCCAACATCGACACCGCTCCTCCAAGCCCCAACTAATTGAAATCGATCTCGCTGCATTATCATCATCGAAAGGATCATCCTCCTCTAACTCTGCTTCCTCTTCGTCATCGGACGGTGGTGGTGGCGATGACGATGATGGGGAGATGTTGATGATGCAAAAACTGGAGGACATGATCCAGCGAGTGATGCTGCAGAAATCTACTCCCGATTGGCTCCCTTTCCTTCCTGGCTCTTCTTTCTGGGTCGCACCACATCACCGACCCTTGAGGTTAGGTGAATTGGTTGTAAAATTGTTTGATCAGCTCAACCATGAAGAGTCTCTATCTCTCATTACTTCTCGCGGCTGGCCCTGCTCTGCTTTTTTCATTCCTG ATAGCACACCTAGAAAGGCTGATCTGGAATTTAATGTTGGGGGGATGGAGGTGAAGGTGGATATAGAAGAGGAGGAAGTCAATGGGGAAGCAAAAATGCAGTATGTGGAAGATTCAGATTCAAACGACAAGAAAGGATGA